One part of the Mya arenaria isolate MELC-2E11 chromosome 3, ASM2691426v1 genome encodes these proteins:
- the LOC128228863 gene encoding hemicentin-1-like: MDVKLLFLLLGLSVPCCCEENTIKILPERRRSILAAGDQLNLQCILRSDNTTGVNFVKDGAVIIANNSIGCIITKATNKTSLNVTVTTLTLRKEETSLVDGGTYECGTADGDMVSSIVVNVVHLDPVSNHLMLGSNHKVVRLGCFVKASSDLPMAITWTGPNQMHLETASGRYQAFNNGSLLISDPRSEDLGQYMCTVTFYPDLLVERHILKPTAVFLYGGPKIKASSRQMILRKLELLCETSGDSKHVTWYRKGRPIVDDGSVRFLQYRGVWNAKIVAVQKDENDIAVYTCQSNGGVKKLNSHVSKTNVWDVTCDVSGFPVPNVTWTKNGSRIDESANTVYRQLSGVPRAEILVYDLVKHDAGTFACTAANNVTPYTATAEIHLLPEDISEATKDVSHQAGLAVAIELHWKTILGLGFLCIIF, translated from the exons ATGGATGTAAAACTTCTTTTCCTATTACTTGGTTTGTCAGTTCCTTGCTGTTGTGAAG aaaatacaataaaaattcTTCCGGAAAGGAGGAGATCGATTTTGGCGGCTGGTGACCAACTTAATCTGCAATGTATTCTTAGAAGCGACAACACGACAGGAGTAAACTTTGTAAAAGACGGAGCGGTCATTATAGCCAATAATTCTATTGGATGTATT ATCACGAAGGCGACCAACAAAACGTCATTGAATGTTACTGTTACAACACTGACGCTGCGTAAAGAAGAAACGTCTTTGGTAGATGGAGGTACTTACGAGTGTGGGACCGCAGATGGAGACATGGTTTCATCAATAGTTGTAAACGTTGTTCACT TGGATCCTGTAAGCAACCACTTGATGCTGGGGTCCAATCACAAGGTAGTCCGACTTGGTTGTTTTGTTAAAGCATCTAGCGATTTGCCGATGGCAATAACATGGACAGGGCCAAACCAAATGCATCTAGAAACGGCTAGCGGACGATACCAAGCCTTTAACAATGGAAGTTTGCTTATATCAGATCCAA GATCCGAAGATTTAGGGCAGTACATGTGCACAGTGACTTTTTACCCAGATTTGCTAGTGGAACGACATATTTTGAAACCGACTGCTGTGTTCTTATATG GTGGGCCAAAAATAAAAGCGTCTTCACGCCAGATGATTCTTCGGAAATTGGAGCTTCTGTGTGAGACAAGTGGAGACAGTAAACATGTAACATGGTACAGGAAGGGACGACCGATTGTTGATGACGGAAGTGTAAGATTCTTGCAATATCGAGGTGTGTGGAATGCTAAGATTGTTGCTGTCCAGAAAGACGAGAACGATATTGCCGTGTATACCTGCCAAAGTAATGGCGGAGTAAAAAAACTGAATTCACACG TAAGTAAAACGAATGTGTGGGACGTCACTTGTGATGTGTCGGGCTTCCCTGTTCCAAACGTGACGTGGACGAAAAATGGCTCTCGCATTGATGAAAGTGCAAACACAGTATATCGTCAACTCTCAGGCGTTCCACGTGCAGAGATCCTTGTTTACGATCTTGTCAAACATGACGCTGGTACCTTCGCATGTACGGCTGCTAACAATGTAACCCCTTACACCGCGACAGCAGAAATTCACCTCCTCCCCGAAG ACATATCGGAAGCCACTAAAGATGTTTCCCACCAAGCCGGTCTCGCTGTTGCAATTGAATTGCACTGGAAAACCATTCTTGGACTTGGatttctttgtattattttttaa